AGGAGTGATGTTTTATGCCTCAGCACATTTACTACAGTTTCATCCGCCTGCCTTTAGTAATCAGGATTCTGTTGATTGCCCTGTTGGTGATCTTTCTTTTTGGCGGATTAATACATATTATCGAACCCTCCTCCTTTCCGACCTTTTTTGATGGAATCTGGTGGGCTGTGGTTACAGCTTCCACCGTGGGATTTGGAGATTTATATCCGACAAGCACAGCCGGGCGCATTATAGGAATTGCGCTTATTTTAACAGGAGCGGGCTTTCTGTCTACATATTTTATTTCACTCGCAACAGCCGCAGTGACCCGGCAGAATGACTTTTTGGAGGGAAAAGTTGAATATCGGGGCAAAAATCATATTGTTGTGATCGGCTGGAATGAACGTGCACGCGAGATCGTAAATACACTCGGGGGCGATGGGATGAACCATTCCATTGCTTTAATCGATGAAACATTAAAATCAAATCCTGTCCCCCATAATAATGTCCATTTTATTCAGGGACGCGCTAACAGAGATGATGTCCTTATGAAGGCAAATATATTTGACGCGCAAAAAGTAATCATAACAGCAGATCAGAATAAAGATGAATTGCATGCTGATATGAATTCAATCTTAACCTTATTGGCAATCAAAGGGTTAAATCGGAATGTTCAATGCATCGTGGAAATATTAACTTCTGAACAGGCAGCAAATGCCAAAAGAGCGGGGGCTGATGAAATTGTCCAGACGAATGTGCTCACAAGCTTCGTTATGATCAACAGCATTTCTTCCCAGGAGCTCGTTACTTCTTTTCTTGATTTGCTGGGACAGCTTGATAAACGAAAATTAACGTTTCAGCCTGCATCGGAAG
This DNA window, taken from Cytobacillus sp. FSL H8-0458, encodes the following:
- a CDS encoding potassium channel family protein gives rise to the protein MPQHIYYSFIRLPLVIRILLIALLVIFLFGGLIHIIEPSSFPTFFDGIWWAVVTASTVGFGDLYPTSTAGRIIGIALILTGAGFLSTYFISLATAAVTRQNDFLEGKVEYRGKNHIVVIGWNERAREIVNTLGGDGMNHSIALIDETLKSNPVPHNNVHFIQGRANRDDVLMKANIFDAQKVIITADQNKDELHADMNSILTLLAIKGLNRNVQCIVEILTSEQAANAKRAGADEIVQTNVLTSFVMINSISSQELVTSFLDLLGQLDKRKLTFQPASEEIDNKTFAELSAELMNEGILLLGVKRGEETLVNPPQPFKILQQDQLIVILG